CCAGGAAGAGCCGGAACTCGTCGCGGTTGGCTCCGACGAGCACGTCGACGCCCGCCGCCGCGCCGGCTGCGATCGCGTCGAGCGGCGCGCACGGCAGGGTGACGCCGTCGACGACCGGCTCGAACGGCATCAGGTTGCGTGCGGCCTCGCCCCACCTGCTCGGATCGGGCAGCGCCGAGATCTCGGCGCGCAGTCGCTGCTGTGCGGGGAGCAGGCGCTCGGCGGGTACCTCGGCGAGCGCGGCGCGGGTGGGCGCGACGCCGAGGATCTCGGCGAGGCGGGCCCCTACCAGGGCGGCGGAGGACGGGGTGAGCGTGTGGTGCGCCGCGCCGCTCTGCAGGGCCGCGCGGCGGAAGAGGCCGCGCGCGGCGGGCATGGCGAGCAGCGCGCCGATGCTCATCGCGCCTGCGGACTCGCCGAAGACGGTCACTTGGTCGGGGTCGCCGCCGAAGGCGTCGATGTTGTCGCGGACCCACTCCAGGGCGGCGATCTGGTCGAGCAGGCCGAGGTTGGCCGCGCCGGTCCCACCACGCGCGTCGGCGGCGGGGGCGTCGCTGTCGGATTCGGCGAGATGGAGGAAGCCTTCCGCGCCCAGGCGGTAGTTGAGCGTCACCAGCACCACGCCGTCGCGGGCGAAGGCGGTGCCGTCGTAGCCGGGCACCGAGCCGGAGCCGTTGGCGAAGGCTCCGCCGTGCAGCCACACCATGACCGGCAGACGGGCCGCCGGATCGGGAGTCCAGACGTTGAGGTTGAGGCAGTCGTCGCCGGGGATGTCGATCTCGGGGATGAGCTGGTCGAAGGGCGCGGCATAGGGGGCCTTGGGCGCGGTCGGTCCGTAGTCCACCGTCTCGCGCACGCCCTGCCACGGCTGCGGGGTCTGCGGCGGCCGGAACCTGAGCGCGCCGACGGGGGCCGCGGCGTAGGGGACCCCCTTGAAGGCGCTGATCCCCGCTGCGTCGCGCAGGCCGCGGACGGAGCCGTGACGGGTGTGGACGACCGGTTGCATGGCGGCTCCTGGACGGTCGGGCGTGGATGCGGGGCGGCGCATGGGATGGTCAGCGGCGGGCGCCGGCGAGACGAAGGGCGAACTCCGTGTTGGCGTCGGCGACGTCGTCGCGGGTGTGGTCCTGCGCGGGATCGAACCAGTAGGCGGTCCGCAGTCCGATCGCGCCGATGGCGGAGGCGGTGAGCAGCAGGTCGGGCAGCTGGAAGTCGCCGTCCTTGACACCGCGTTCGAGCACGTCCAGCAGCATCTGGCGGCATTCCCTCCGTAGTTCGAGGGCAGGGGCCGCCAGTTCCGTCGACAGGCAGTGCAGTTCGTCGTTGGTGACCACGGCCAGCAGCGGAAAGTCGGTGTGCACGAGCGCGTGTGCCCTGGCCATGGCGGCCAGCTGTCCGATGGGGGTGTCGGGGGCCTGCGCACGGGCGTCGGCGAGCCGGTCGAGGAGCTCCTGGTGGCCGATACGCACCAGCTCCGCCAGGACGTGCTCCTTGGACGGATAGTGCGAGTACAGCGTCGCGGAGTTGATGCCGACGACGGCGGCGATGCCCCGGATCGAGCCGCCGGCGAAACCGGCCTCGGCGAAGAGCCCGAGGGCGGCGTGCAGGATCTTTCCCCGGGTGCCGGGAGGGGTGACGCCGTCGGGGAGCACCGCCGACACGGCGGCCAGCCGTCGCGGCTGCCAGCCGGGATCCTCCACGTGCGCCTCCAGGGTGCGGTGCCGGTCTGCCGGCCGGTCCAGGCCGGACCGGATCACTACCGATCGATCGGTGGCCCGTGTCCGGCTGCTCGAAAGCTACGGCTGTGCGCGGCCGGCCCGCAAGATCCCTCCGGAAGAATTTCCCACCGATCGATTGGTTGACAGGCCGTCATGGAGGCCCGAGGGTATCCCCAGTGCCGCAGCCAACCGATCGATTGGTCGGCTCCCTCGCGGCAGGAACCGCGCCCTGCTCCCCCGCCCAGACGCAAGGAGTGTGCTCCGTGAACGTCCGCTCCCTGACCAGGACCGCCAGAACCGCGATCGTCCTGGCCTCCAC
This genomic interval from Streptacidiphilus rugosus AM-16 contains the following:
- a CDS encoding carboxylesterase/lipase family protein; its protein translation is MQPVVHTRHGSVRGLRDAAGISAFKGVPYAAAPVGALRFRPPQTPQPWQGVRETVDYGPTAPKAPYAAPFDQLIPEIDIPGDDCLNLNVWTPDPAARLPVMVWLHGGAFANGSGSVPGYDGTAFARDGVVLVTLNYRLGAEGFLHLAESDSDAPAADARGGTGAANLGLLDQIAALEWVRDNIDAFGGDPDQVTVFGESAGAMSIGALLAMPAARGLFRRAALQSGAAHHTLTPSSAALVGARLAEILGVAPTRAALAEVPAERLLPAQQRLRAEISALPDPSRWGEAARNLMPFEPVVDGVTLPCAPLDAIAAGAAAGVDVLVGANRDEFRLFLVPTGLIGLVTEAMLEHTATGYGLPPEEGVRAYRAAFPDAAPGELLAEIATDWFYRIPALRLAEAQSRQGARAHVYEFAWQPPTFGGALGACHASELPFVFDNLADPAFKPLLGAEPPQSLADAMHAAWVAFASTGDPGWSPYLADRHVMRFGAAADSASVVEPDPRGDLRVLWDTIR
- a CDS encoding TetR/AcrR family transcriptional regulator, which gives rise to MIRSGLDRPADRHRTLEAHVEDPGWQPRRLAAVSAVLPDGVTPPGTRGKILHAALGLFAEAGFAGGSIRGIAAVVGINSATLYSHYPSKEHVLAELVRIGHQELLDRLADARAQAPDTPIGQLAAMARAHALVHTDFPLLAVVTNDELHCLSTELAAPALELRRECRQMLLDVLERGVKDGDFQLPDLLLTASAIGAIGLRTAYWFDPAQDHTRDDVADANTEFALRLAGARR